One genomic region from Quercus robur chromosome 4, dhQueRobu3.1, whole genome shotgun sequence encodes:
- the LOC126723846 gene encoding receptor-like protein EIX2, which yields MEKVAVFRLLIPYLCLIARWLVSNGVAQSVKCLTSDQEALINFKNGLQDPKKHLSSWQGSNCCQWSGISCKNSTGAVVAVDLHNPHPSGYDSSGRYGFWNLSGEVRPSLMKLKSLRYLDLSFNTFNGIPIPIFFGYLENLQYLNLSNAGFSGKIPPNLGNLSSLEYLDLKFSTLTVDNLEWMAGLTSLKHLMMNGVDLSMVGSDWVRTLQKLPVLMELHLSSCGLSGYIPSLAFVNITSLAVIDLSFNMLNSKIPDWLVNISTLAYVDISSNKLYGRIPLGFSELPNLKSLNLALNSNLTASCFQLFNGRWKNIEVLDLGYNKLHGKLPTSFGNLTSLTYVGLSTNNIEGGIPSSIGKLCNLKFFDLSFNNLTESLPEILEGTENCLFRSPLHGLQHLTLSFNYFHGTLPNWLGRLENLIELELGYNLIQGSIPSFLGSLLHLTQLGLDGNELNGTLPDSLGQLSELSIFDVSFNHLTGIVTESHFSKLTKLKILQLSSNSFTLNVSSTWVPPFQIRNLDMGSCHLGPSFPAWLKSQEEVMYLDFSNASISGSIPSWFWEISSNLSLLNVSFNQLSGQLPNPLNVAPFADVDLSSNLFEGPIPLPVVEIELLDLSNNMFSGPIPRNIGASMPNLIFLSLSSNEIIGDIPASVGDINLIEVIDLSSNNLTGNITASIGNCSLLRVLDLSGNNLYGGIPYSLGQLKLLQSLHLSGNKLSGELPLSFQNLSSLETLDLGNNMMKGTIPPWIGDGFRYLRLLSLRSNSFSGELPPKLSNLSSLQVLDLAENKLSGTIPVSFGDLNAMAQVQIRNQYLFYGKYRGVYYKESLVVNVKGNAQRFSKTLSLVTSIDLSGNNLEGDLPQELTKLAGLVILNLSRNHISGQIPDRISNLRQLSSLDLSNNSLSGPIPPSMSLLSFLGFLNLSDNNFLGTIPYTGHMTTFEASSYAGNPGLCGAPLVVKCPSEETPVGGSIENYSEDKLIDTWFYLSLGLGFAAGILVPYFVLAIRTSWRNAYFAFVDEVVDRLCCMRLRRTTHLGNRRRHLH from the coding sequence ATGGAAAAAGTTGCAGTTTTTAGATTGTTAATACCTTATCTCTGTTTGATAGCAAGATGGTTAGTTTCTAATGGCGTTGCACAGTCAGTGAAATGTCTGACATCTGATCAAGAAGCTCTTATCAACTTCAAAAATGGTCTTCAAGATCCTAAGAAACATCTTTCATCATGGCAAGGAAGCAACTGCTGTCAATGGAGTGGAATAAGCTGTAAAAATAGTACAGGAGCTGTTGTTGCAGTTGATCTTCATAACCCACATCCATCTGGTTATGATTCCTCTGGCAGGTATGGATTCTGGAACTTGAGTGGTGAGGTTAGACCTTCATTGATGAAACTCAAGTCTTTGAGATATTTAGATTTGAGCTTCAACACCTTCAATGGCATCCCAATTCCTATATTCTTTGGATATTTGGAGAATTTGCAATATCTTAACCTATCAAATGCTGGGTTTAGTGGCAAAATACCTCCGAATTTGGGAAATCTCTCTAGCTTGGAGTATCTTGATCTCAAGTTTTCAACTTTAACAGTTGATAATCTTGAATGGATGGCTGGTCTTACCTCTCTGAAGCATCTTATGATGAATGGAGTTGACCTTTCAATGGTAGGATCAGACTGGGTACGGACATTACAGAAGCTACCAGTTTTGATGGAGTTGCATCTATCTTCTTGTGGTCTATCTGGTTATATTCCTTCACTTGCCTTTGTTAATATTACTTCCCTTGCTGTGATAGATCTTAGCTTTAACATGCTTAATTCAAAGATTCCTGATTGGCTTGTAAATATAAGTACTCTTGCATATGTTGACATTAGCTCCAACAAATTGTATGGAAGAATTCCACTTGGTTTCAGTGAGCTACCAAATTTGAAGAGTTTGAATCTTGCATTGAATAGCAATCTTACAGCAAGTTGTTTCCAACTGTTCAATGGAAGGTGGAAAAATATAGAAGTCCTTGATCTAGGTTACAATAAATTGCATGGGAAACTTCCTACTTCCTTTGGAAACTTGACATCTCTCACTTATGTTGGTCTCTCTACCAATAATATTGAGGGTGGCATTCCAAGCTCCATTGGTAAACTAtgcaatttgaaattttttgatttatCTTTTAATAACCTAACAGAATCTTTGCCAGAAATCCTAGAAGGAACAGAAAACTGTCTATTTAGAAGTCCTCTGCATGGTCTACAACACTTGACATTGAGCTTCAATTATTTTCATGGTACATTACCAAATTGGTTGGGTCGGCTTGAAAACCTTATTGAACTTGAGCTTGGATATAATTTGATTCAAGGTTCCATCCCTTCTTTTTTGGGGTCATTGCTACATCTTACTCAATTGGGACTAGACGGGAATGAACTCAATGGGACTCTCCCAGATAGCTTAGGACAGCTTTCTGAGTTGTCCATTTTTGATGTTTCCTTCAATCATTTAACAGGAATAGTCACTGAATCACATTTTTCAAAGCTCACTAAGCTGAAGATCTTGCAATTGTCTTCCAATTCATTCACTTTGAATGTTAGTTCCACTTGGGTCCCTCCATTCCAAATCCGAAATCTTGATATGGGTTCATGCCATTTGGGCCCTTCATTTCCAGCTTGGCTTAAATCACAGGAGGAGGTCATGTATCTAGACTTCTCAAATGCTAGCATTTCTGGTTCCATACCTAGTTGGTTTTGGGAAATTTCTTCTAATTTGTCGCTTTTAAATGTTTCCTTCAATCAATTAAGTGGTCAATTACCAAATCCATTAAATGTTGCTCCGTTTGCAGATGTTGATTTGAGCTCCAACCTCTTTGAAGGACCCATTCCTCTTCCAGTTGTTGAGATCGAATTGCTAGATCTCTCCAACAATATGTTCTCTGGTCCTATACCAAGGAATATAGGTGCATCCATGCCTAATTTgatcttcctctctctttcaaGTAATGAAATAATAGGAGACATCCCTGCTAGTGTGGGAGATATAAATTTGATTGAAGTCATTGATCTTTCAAGCAACAACTTAACAGGCAACATCACAGCAAGCATAGGGAATTGTTCTTTATTAAGGGTTCTAGACCTCAGTGGCAACAACTTATATGGGGGAATTCCATACTCCTTGGGTCAACTAAAATTGCTTCAGTCGCTTCACCTGAGTGGCAACAAGCTCTCTGGAGAGCTCCCTCTGTCTTTTCAAAATCTGTCAAGTTTGGAAACTTTGGATCTTGGAAACAACATGATGAAAGGTACCATTCCGCCGTGGATTGGAGATGGTTTTAGATATCTTAGACTTCTCAGCTTGCGTTCAAATTCATTTTCAGGAGAACTTCCCCCTAAACTTTCAAATTTAAGCTCATTGCAAGTCCTAGACTTGGCAGAAAACAAGTTGAGTGGCACAATTCCTGTTAGCTTTGGTGATCTAAATGCTATGGCTCAAGTGCAAATCAGAAACCAGTATCTTTTCTATGGCAAGTACAGGGGCGTCTACTACAAAGAAAGCTTGGTTGTGAATGTGAAAGGCAATGCTCAAAGGTTCAGCAAGACTCTTTCCCTTGTGACTAGCATAGACCTTTCTGGAAATAACTTAGAAGGAGATCTTCCCCAAGAACTAACAAAATTAGCAGGTTTGGTGATTCTGAACTTGTCTAGAAACCATATCAGTGGCCAGATTCCTGATCGCATTTCAAATTTGCGTCAACTTTCATCTCTTGATCTCTCAAATAATAGCCTTTCGGGTCCGATTCCTCCAAGCATGTCTCTGTTATCATTTCTGGGGTTTTTGAACTTGTCAGACAATAACTTCTTGGGTACCATTCCTTACACTGGTCATATGACAACTTTTGAAGCATCATCTTATGCTGGTAACCCGGGTCTTTGTGGTGCTCCACTGGTTGTAAAGTGTCCAAGTGAAGAAACTCCTGTAGGGGGATCTATTGAAAATTACAGTGAGGACAAACTCATTGATACTTGGTTTTACTTGAGCCTTGGGCTTGGATTTGCAGCAGGTATTCTAGTTCCTTATTTCGTTTTAGCAATTAGAACATCTTGGAGGAATGCCTACTTTGCTTTTGTTGATGAAGTTGTTGACAGATTATGCTGCATGAGACTCAGAAGAACAACACATCTTGGAAACAGAAGACGTCATCTGCATTAG